In a single window of the Alphaproteobacteria bacterium genome:
- a CDS encoding ATP-binding protein produces the protein MPSIEQHTALLQAELNWLSQALAARLSTHFGEAADWPEPPPLAGLAGRPGAYADLVAGAGLDANARLVLALALAPHLGPERLDPLFVQNPGLGRGFSEFGGWRGTHHNGFLPTGETAAFLVAGADLAGRVAVQKLFRPDGAFRRLDLVRLESVGAYEPELSGALTVSPEWVERLTTGHARKPDYSPDFPAKRLTTGLEWDDLILPPEAMVELAHIRGWMQHEGRIMRDWGFQRLLKPGYRCLFYGPPGTGKTLTAVLLGKALGLDVYRVDLSMLVSKYVGETEKNLARVFDQAQNRDWLLFFDEADALFGKRTQANTSMDRYGNQEIAYLLQRVEDYPGLTVLATNLKSNIDEAFARRFQSLVYFPLPDAEHRLALWRGAVGTAVELGADVRLDDLAERCELAGGNIVNVVRYAAIAALNDDREAISQADLLGGVGKEMRKLGRTL, from the coding sequence ATGCCCTCGATCGAACAGCACACGGCGCTGCTCCAGGCCGAACTGAACTGGCTGAGCCAAGCATTGGCAGCCCGTCTCTCCACGCATTTCGGCGAGGCGGCGGACTGGCCGGAGCCGCCGCCGCTGGCAGGGCTGGCGGGGCGGCCGGGCGCCTATGCCGATCTCGTGGCCGGGGCGGGGCTCGACGCCAATGCCCGGTTGGTTCTGGCGCTGGCGCTGGCGCCGCATCTGGGGCCGGAGCGGCTTGACCCGCTGTTCGTGCAGAATCCGGGCCTGGGGCGCGGCTTTTCCGAGTTCGGCGGCTGGCGCGGCACCCATCACAACGGCTTTTTGCCCACCGGCGAGACCGCGGCCTTCCTGGTGGCGGGCGCCGATCTGGCCGGGCGCGTTGCCGTGCAGAAGCTGTTTCGCCCGGACGGGGCCTTTCGCCGGCTCGACCTGGTGCGGCTGGAATCCGTGGGCGCCTACGAGCCGGAACTGAGCGGCGCCCTGACCGTGTCGCCGGAATGGGTGGAGCGGCTGACCACCGGCCATGCCCGCAAGCCGGACTACAGCCCCGACTTTCCGGCCAAGCGCCTGACCACCGGGCTGGAGTGGGACGACCTGATCCTGCCGCCGGAAGCCATGGTGGAACTGGCGCATATTCGCGGCTGGATGCAGCACGAGGGCCGGATCATGCGGGACTGGGGCTTTCAGCGGCTGCTGAAGCCCGGCTATCGCTGCCTGTTCTACGGCCCGCCCGGCACCGGCAAGACCCTGACCGCGGTGCTGCTGGGCAAGGCCCTGGGGTTGGACGTCTACCGGGTCGACCTCTCCATGCTGGTCTCGAAATATGTGGGCGAGACCGAAAAGAACCTGGCCCGGGTCTTCGACCAGGCGCAGAATCGCGACTGGCTGTTGTTTTTCGACGAGGCGGACGCCCTGTTCGGCAAGCGCACCCAGGCCAACACCTCGATGGATCGCTACGGCAACCAGGAAATCGCCTACCTGCTGCAACGGGTGGAGGATTATCCGGGCCTGACCGTTCTGGCCACCAACCTGAAGAGCAATATCGACGAGGCGTTTGCGCGGCGCTTTCAGTCGCTGGTCTATTTTCCGCTGCCCGATGCGGAACACCGTCTGGCGCTCTGGCGCGGCGCCGTCGGTACCGCGGTCGAACTGGGCGCGGACGTGCGCCTGGACGATCTGGCCGAGCGCTGCGAACTGGCGGGCGGCAACATCGTCAACGTGGTGCGCTACGCGGCCATCGCCGCGCTGAACGACGACCGCGAGGCGATCTCTCAGGCCGACCTGCTGGGCGGCGTGGGCAAGGAAATGCGCAAGCTGGGGCGGACGCTATGA
- a CDS encoding phytanoyl-CoA dioxygenase family protein has translation MPHPTDLRERFARDGFVTPLTAMTPAAAAGYRGQLEAAEARFAAEPALRKCLRRYPNLVLPFVDEITRLPAITDTVAAILGEDLLVLDPPFFIKEAQTPHYVSWHQDLHYWGLAADDEVTAWVALSPATVESGCMRFVPGSHRQVVDHVDTHAEGNLLTRGQELAVEVDESEARDVVLQPGQFSLHHGRVFHASHANRSDDRRIGLAIRYIPAGMRQIAGADMAAMLVRGQDRFHHFRECRPPSGVFLAEDLAHWRDIQGARDKVMYRET, from the coding sequence ATGCCCCACCCCACTGACCTGAGGGAGCGCTTCGCGCGCGACGGCTTCGTCACGCCGCTTACCGCCATGACACCGGCCGCGGCGGCCGGCTATCGCGGCCAGTTGGAGGCGGCGGAAGCCCGGTTCGCGGCCGAGCCGGCGTTGCGCAAATGCCTGCGCCGCTATCCCAATCTCGTCCTGCCCTTCGTCGATGAGATCACCCGCCTGCCGGCGATCACCGACACGGTCGCCGCCATTCTGGGCGAGGATCTGCTGGTGCTGGACCCGCCCTTCTTCATCAAGGAGGCGCAGACCCCACATTATGTCTCGTGGCACCAGGACCTGCACTATTGGGGCCTGGCCGCCGACGACGAGGTCACCGCCTGGGTCGCGCTCAGCCCGGCGACGGTGGAAAGCGGCTGCATGCGCTTCGTCCCCGGCTCGCACCGCCAGGTGGTCGACCATGTCGACACCCATGCGGAGGGCAATCTGCTAACCCGCGGCCAGGAACTGGCGGTCGAGGTGGACGAGAGCGAAGCGCGCGATGTGGTGTTGCAGCCGGGACAGTTCTCGCTGCACCATGGCCGCGTGTTTCATGCGAGCCACGCCAACCGGTCGGACGACCGGCGCATCGGCCTCGCCATCCGCTATATCCCGGCCGGCATGCGCCAGATCGCGGGCGCCGACATGGCGGCGATGCTGGTGCGGGGCCAGGACCGCTTCCACCATTTCCGCGAATGCCGCCCGCCCTCCGGCGTGTTCCTGGCCGAAGACCTGGCGCACTGGCGCGACATCCAGGGCGCGCGCGACAAGGTCATGTACCGCGAGACCTGA
- a CDS encoding class I SAM-dependent rRNA methyltransferase, with the protein MSDLPRITVLPGKHKRAKLGHPWIYANEVAMTAEVKALPPGSLVTVANSGGEVMGTAFFSANTLAVARMLDRRPDRPFDAAFVAERVQRAAAWRAKLFPEPFHRLIHAEADGLPGLIVDRFGPGLVCQLNTAGMDRHRDAVIDGLRQAVQPDWLLLRNDSAQRSLEKLPETVETAFGQPPSPLEILENGVVYLSDVAGGQKTGWFYDQRLNRAMVAALAPGASVLDAYCYLGGFGLLAAKAGAAAVTLLDRSEPALALAAEAAARNGLAERVSTQRGEVFDALDAYAAEKRRFDVVVIDPPAFAKSRKDLQPALRGYRKLARQAARLVAPGGFLLANSCSHTVDVANFTAETTRGVFEAGRTARVLRTTGASPDHPTHPQLPESAYLKALLLNLD; encoded by the coding sequence ATGTCCGACCTGCCGCGCATCACCGTCCTGCCCGGCAAGCACAAGCGCGCGAAGCTGGGCCATCCCTGGATCTATGCCAACGAGGTCGCCATGACGGCCGAGGTCAAGGCGCTGCCGCCGGGCTCGCTGGTGACCGTGGCCAACAGCGGCGGCGAGGTCATGGGCACGGCGTTTTTCTCGGCCAACACCCTGGCGGTGGCGCGCATGCTGGACCGCCGGCCCGACCGGCCGTTCGACGCCGCCTTTGTCGCCGAACGGGTGCAGCGCGCCGCCGCCTGGCGGGCGAAGCTGTTCCCCGAGCCGTTCCACCGGCTGATCCATGCAGAGGCCGACGGCCTGCCGGGCCTGATCGTCGACCGGTTCGGCCCGGGTCTGGTCTGCCAGCTCAACACCGCCGGCATGGACCGCCACCGCGACGCGGTCATCGACGGCCTGCGTCAGGCAGTGCAGCCGGACTGGCTGCTGCTGCGCAACGATTCGGCCCAGCGCAGCCTGGAAAAGCTGCCGGAAACGGTGGAGACCGCCTTCGGCCAGCCGCCGAGCCCGCTGGAAATCCTGGAGAACGGCGTCGTCTACCTGTCGGACGTCGCCGGCGGCCAGAAGACCGGCTGGTTTTACGACCAGCGCCTGAACCGGGCCATGGTCGCGGCGCTGGCGCCGGGCGCGAGCGTGCTGGACGCCTATTGCTATCTGGGCGGCTTCGGCCTGCTGGCCGCCAAGGCCGGCGCCGCCGCGGTCACCTTGCTGGACCGGTCCGAGCCGGCGCTGGCGCTGGCGGCGGAAGCCGCGGCGCGCAACGGCCTCGCCGAGCGGGTTTCGACCCAGCGCGGCGAGGTGTTCGACGCACTCGACGCCTATGCCGCCGAAAAGCGTCGGTTCGACGTGGTGGTGATCGACCCGCCGGCCTTCGCCAAATCCCGGAAGGACCTGCAACCGGCACTGCGCGGCTATCGCAAGCTGGCCCGGCAGGCGGCCCGGCTCGTCGCCCCCGGCGGCTTCCTGCTGGCCAATTCCTGCTCGCACACGGTGGACGTCGCCAATTTCACCGCCGAGACCACCCGCGGCGTGTTCGAGGCCGGCCGCACCGCGCGCGTGCTGCGCACCACCGGCGCCAGCCCGGACCACCCGACCCATCCGCAATTGCCGGAGAGCGCCTATCTGAAGGCGCTTCTCCTGAATCTGGACTGA
- a CDS encoding uracil-DNA glycosylase family protein, producing MSEGFDRLLAEVRACRICAEHLPLGPRPVVQLHPDARILIIGQAPGTKVHETGIPFNDPSGDRLRDWLGVDRDTFYDPTRIALMPSGFCYPGRAPKGGDLPPRKECAPHWHPRLRPHLARVRLTLLVGQYAQAHYLGRARKRTLGDTVRAWEEYGPDLWPTPHPSWRVNHWLTKNPWFEAEALPALRARVSQLLKA from the coding sequence GTGAGCGAAGGGTTCGACCGGCTGCTGGCGGAGGTGCGGGCCTGCCGCATCTGCGCCGAGCATTTGCCGCTCGGGCCGCGGCCGGTGGTGCAACTGCATCCCGATGCGCGCATTCTGATCATCGGCCAGGCGCCCGGCACCAAGGTGCACGAGACCGGCATTCCCTTCAACGACCCGTCCGGCGACCGGCTGCGGGACTGGCTCGGAGTCGACCGCGACACGTTCTACGACCCGACCCGCATCGCGCTGATGCCGTCCGGCTTCTGCTATCCGGGCCGCGCGCCGAAGGGCGGCGACCTGCCGCCGCGCAAGGAATGCGCGCCGCACTGGCACCCGCGCCTGCGCCCGCATCTGGCGCGCGTGCGCCTGACCCTGCTGGTCGGACAGTACGCCCAGGCGCACTATCTGGGCCGCGCGCGCAAACGCACCCTTGGCGACACCGTCCGGGCATGGGAAGAGTACGGGCCCGATCTCTGGCCGACGCCGCATCCGAGCTGGCGCGTGAACCACTGGCTGACGAAGAACCCCTGGTTCGAGGCCGAAGCCCTGCCGGCGCTACGCGCCCGCGTTTCCCAACTCCTGAAAGCGTAA
- a CDS encoding YggS family pyridoxal phosphate-dependent enzyme, producing the protein MTDTPSPEAAAPEIVAPEIVAQVRANLEAVHAHIAQAARDADRDPAAVALIAVSKMQPEERILAALLAGQRVYGENRVQEAEGRWPAYRERFPDVQLHLIGPLQTNKARVAVQLFDVIHTVDRQRLAQTLARLFDETGRRLPCYIEVNTGSEPQKAGVLPEDADAFIKACREDYRLPIVGLMCIPPADDVPAPHFAFLADIARRNGLEKLSMGMSADYEQAVALGATEVRVGSAIFGERLHR; encoded by the coding sequence ATGACCGACACCCCATCCCCCGAAGCCGCCGCCCCCGAAATCGTTGCCCCCGAAATTGTTGCCCAGGTGCGGGCCAATCTGGAGGCGGTCCACGCCCACATCGCCCAGGCCGCGCGCGACGCAGACCGCGACCCGGCGGCGGTCGCCCTGATCGCCGTCAGCAAGATGCAGCCGGAGGAACGCATTCTGGCCGCCCTGCTGGCCGGCCAGCGCGTCTATGGCGAGAACCGGGTGCAGGAAGCCGAGGGGCGCTGGCCGGCCTATCGTGAGCGCTTCCCCGACGTGCAATTGCACCTGATCGGGCCGTTGCAGACCAACAAGGCCCGGGTGGCGGTGCAGTTGTTCGACGTGATCCACACGGTCGACCGGCAGCGCCTTGCGCAGACGCTGGCGCGCCTGTTCGACGAGACCGGCCGCCGCCTGCCCTGCTATATCGAGGTCAACACCGGCAGCGAGCCGCAAAAGGCCGGCGTGCTGCCGGAAGACGCCGATGCCTTCATCAAGGCCTGCCGCGAGGACTACCGGCTTCCCATCGTCGGGCTGATGTGCATCCCGCCCGCCGACGACGTGCCGGCACCGCATTTCGCCTTTCTGGCCGACATCGCCAGGCGCAACGGCCTGGAGAAACTCTCCATGGGCATGAGCGCGGATTACGAACAGGCGGTGGCGCTGGGCGCGACCGAGGTCCGGGTCGGCAGCGCCATTTTCGGCGAACGGCTGCATCGGTGA
- a CDS encoding DUF3576 domain-containing protein, translating to MNFRLLLLAAAVGLAGCSGTEDVKYEYPNASRGKTNFYAKDQEGLFGKGGISILGGDEAGNQPGGGSGIAVNSFLWRASLDTVSFMPLASADPFGGVIITDWYSAPDVPNERTKMQIYILDRELRSDGLRVSVFRQRLDDGRWVSAQVSPRTTRQIEDSILTRARELRVKSASES from the coding sequence ATGAATTTCAGACTATTGCTTCTCGCCGCCGCCGTTGGCCTTGCCGGCTGCTCCGGAACCGAAGACGTCAAGTACGAGTATCCGAACGCCAGCCGCGGCAAGACCAACTTCTATGCCAAGGACCAGGAAGGCCTGTTCGGCAAGGGCGGCATCAGCATACTTGGCGGGGATGAGGCCGGGAATCAGCCCGGCGGCGGCTCCGGCATCGCCGTCAATTCGTTCCTGTGGCGCGCCTCGCTCGACACCGTGTCGTTCATGCCGCTGGCGTCCGCCGATCCGTTCGGGGGCGTGATCATCACCGATTGGTATTCCGCCCCGGACGTGCCGAACGAACGCACCAAGATGCAGATCTATATCCTGGATCGCGAACTGCGCTCGGACGGGCTGCGCGTCTCGGTGTTCCGCCAGCGCCTGGACGACGGGCGCTGGGTGTCCGCGCAGGTCAGCCCGCGCACCACGCGCCAGATCGAGGACAGCATCCTGACTCGTGCCCGCGAATTGCGGGTCAAATCCGCCTCCGAGAGCTAG
- a CDS encoding leucine--tRNA ligase has product MARYNPRETEAKWQQRWHDAGTFRAEADPARPKYYVLEMFPYPSGRIHMGHVRNFTLGDVVARYKRAAGFNVLHPMGWDSFGLPAENAAFEAKTHPGVWTRQNIQTMKRQLQSMGLAYDWSRELSTCEPDYYKHEQAMFLDFLEKGLAYRRESWVNWDPAENTVLANEQVVDGKGWRSGVPVERRKLSQWFLKITHYADDLLAEIANLHRWSDRVRAMQENWIGKSHGAYVRFRLANADASPRPDRIEVFTTRPDTLYGASFIAVAADHPLAAEVAERDAKAAAFIQECRALGTSEAAIEQAEKQGYRTGLVADHPFVEGLRLPVYIANFVLMDYGTGAIFGCPAHDQRDLDFARKYDLSVLPVVLPPGEDPATFRVGDEAYVGPGKIYNSDFLNGLEVDDAKRTVGERLQDLGDGEPTTVFRLRDWGVSRQRYWGCPVPVIHCGDCGIVPVPKADLPVTLPDDVTFDKPGNPLDHHPTWKNVACPCCGQPARRETDTFDTFWESSWYFLRFCDPQNDAEPFSRAAIDYWMPVDQYIGGAEHAVLHLLYSRFFMRALSDCGYADLKEPFSGMFNQGMVLHETYRDNDGTWLLPEEVESQGGATIRVASGQPVRVGRSEKMSKSKKNVVDPEAIIAAYGADTARFFMMSDSPPDRDLEWTTGGVDGAWRFLNRVWRLVTEPAVPPVAVGEPLPNQLSDAALALRKAAHKALAAVTQDLDRFHLNAAVAQIRTLANTIADVKDAQAGEAGLAWAMREALETLVQTVGPMAPHLGEEAWAELGHSTLLADQPWPEADPALVVDDTVTVAVQVNGKTRGTIDLKRDCAKDEAETAALALAAVQRQLDGKAPRKVIVVPNRIVNVVA; this is encoded by the coding sequence ATGGCACGCTATAACCCCAGAGAAACCGAGGCGAAGTGGCAGCAGCGCTGGCACGACGCCGGCACCTTCCGCGCCGAGGCCGACCCGGCGCGTCCCAAATATTACGTGCTGGAGATGTTTCCCTACCCCTCCGGCCGCATCCATATGGGCCATGTGCGCAATTTCACCCTGGGCGACGTGGTGGCGCGCTACAAGCGGGCGGCGGGGTTCAACGTGCTGCACCCGATGGGTTGGGATTCCTTTGGCCTGCCGGCGGAAAACGCCGCCTTCGAGGCCAAGACCCATCCGGGCGTCTGGACCCGGCAGAACATCCAGACCATGAAGCGCCAGCTCCAGTCCATGGGCCTTGCCTATGACTGGAGCCGCGAACTCTCGACCTGCGAGCCGGACTATTACAAGCACGAACAGGCGATGTTCCTGGACTTCCTGGAGAAGGGCCTGGCCTATCGCCGCGAAAGCTGGGTGAACTGGGACCCGGCGGAAAACACCGTTCTGGCCAACGAGCAGGTGGTGGACGGCAAGGGCTGGCGCTCGGGCGTGCCGGTGGAGCGGCGCAAGCTCAGCCAGTGGTTCCTGAAAATCACCCATTACGCCGACGACCTGCTGGCCGAGATCGCCAACCTGCACCGCTGGTCCGACCGGGTGCGGGCGATGCAGGAAAACTGGATCGGCAAGAGCCACGGCGCCTATGTGCGCTTCCGCCTCGCCAATGCCGACGCCAGCCCGCGCCCCGACCGGATCGAGGTGTTCACCACACGGCCGGACACGCTCTATGGCGCCAGCTTCATCGCCGTCGCCGCCGACCATCCGCTGGCGGCCGAAGTGGCGGAGCGCGATGCCAAGGCCGCGGCCTTCATCCAGGAATGCCGTGCCCTCGGCACCTCCGAAGCCGCGATCGAGCAGGCGGAGAAACAGGGCTACCGCACCGGCCTGGTCGCCGACCACCCCTTCGTCGAAGGGCTGCGCCTGCCGGTCTATATCGCCAATTTCGTGCTGATGGACTATGGCACCGGCGCGATTTTCGGCTGCCCGGCGCACGACCAGCGCGACCTGGACTTCGCCCGCAAATACGACCTCTCGGTGCTGCCGGTGGTGCTGCCGCCGGGCGAGGACCCGGCCACGTTCCGGGTCGGCGACGAGGCCTATGTCGGCCCCGGCAAGATCTACAATTCCGACTTCCTGAACGGGCTGGAGGTCGACGACGCCAAGCGGACGGTGGGCGAGCGCCTCCAGGACCTGGGCGACGGCGAGCCGACCACCGTGTTCCGCCTGCGCGACTGGGGCGTCTCGCGCCAGCGCTACTGGGGCTGTCCGGTGCCGGTGATCCATTGCGGCGATTGCGGCATCGTGCCGGTGCCGAAGGCCGACCTGCCGGTGACGCTGCCGGACGACGTCACCTTCGACAAGCCGGGCAACCCGCTGGACCATCACCCGACCTGGAAGAATGTCGCCTGCCCCTGCTGCGGCCAGCCGGCCCGGCGCGAGACCGACACGTTCGACACCTTCTGGGAATCGAGCTGGTATTTCCTGCGCTTCTGCGACCCGCAGAACGACGCGGAGCCGTTCAGCCGCGCCGCCATCGACTACTGGATGCCGGTCGACCAGTATATCGGCGGCGCCGAGCACGCGGTGCTGCACCTGCTCTATTCCCGCTTCTTCATGCGGGCGTTGAGCGATTGCGGCTATGCCGACCTGAAAGAGCCGTTCTCCGGCATGTTCAACCAGGGCATGGTGCTGCACGAGACCTACCGCGACAATGACGGCACCTGGCTGCTGCCGGAGGAGGTGGAAAGCCAGGGCGGCGCCACGATCCGGGTTGCCAGCGGCCAGCCGGTCCGCGTCGGCCGTTCCGAGAAAATGTCGAAGTCGAAGAAGAACGTGGTCGATCCGGAGGCGATCATCGCCGCCTACGGTGCGGACACGGCCCGGTTCTTCATGATGAGCGACTCGCCGCCGGATCGTGATCTGGAATGGACCACGGGCGGCGTCGACGGCGCCTGGCGCTTTCTCAACCGCGTCTGGCGGCTGGTGACCGAGCCGGCGGTGCCGCCGGTTGCGGTTGGCGAACCGCTGCCGAACCAACTGTCCGACGCGGCGCTGGCGCTGCGCAAGGCGGCGCACAAGGCGCTGGCGGCGGTGACGCAGGACCTGGACCGCTTCCACCTCAACGCCGCGGTGGCGCAGATCCGCACGCTGGCCAACACCATCGCCGACGTGAAGGACGCGCAGGCCGGCGAGGCCGGTCTGGCCTGGGCCATGCGCGAGGCGCTGGAAACCCTGGTCCAGACCGTCGGGCCGATGGCGCCGCATCTGGGCGAGGAAGCCTGGGCCGAACTCGGCCATTCCACCCTGCTGGCCGACCAGCCCTGGCCGGAAGCGGACCCGGCACTGGTGGTCGACGACACCGTCACCGTCGCGGTGCAGGTGAACGGCAAGACGCGAGGAACCATCGACCTGAAACGGGATTGTGCCAAGGACGAAGCGGAGACGGCGGCGCTCGCGCTGGCGGCGGTGCAACGGCAACTGGACGGCAAGGCGCCCCGCAAGGTGATCGTCGTGCCGAATCGGATCGTCAATGTGGTGGCTTAG
- a CDS encoding DNA polymerase III subunit delta, translating into MRRSNGRWTGLRAIFGARSRCISPASARAGGFVVKVAPRSSARFVAAPPAEAAVVLIFGPDRGQVAELAQTLVRTVADDPTDPFRVADLALSALQDDPALLGDEARSMSLTGGRRAVRVRGAADALTKQVSAYLDDPSPDAVIVLEGGELQARSSLRKLAESHARAAAIACYPDEGASLTQLVTETLAAHGVRIAPDALRYVGQQLGSDRQASRNTLEKLALYAGDGGQVSLEDAEQAVGDIGESNLDALAQAVATGQSGEAQRLVQRLFADGTNPVQVLRGLVRHFGRIAEARAHVDAGMEAEAAVGNLRPPVFYRAKPGMVAAARGWTTPRLQTALDRLLRAEIDCKTTGMPAELMCARAVLALSAAAPRQRARR; encoded by the coding sequence ATGCGGCGGAGCAACGGGCGGTGGACCGGCTTGCGCGCGATATTCGGCGCTCGCTCGCGGTGTATTTCGCCCGCCAGCGCTAGGGCGGGCGGTTTCGTGGTCAAGGTCGCCCCCCGCAGCAGCGCCCGGTTCGTGGCCGCCCCGCCCGCGGAGGCGGCGGTGGTGCTGATCTTCGGTCCCGACCGCGGCCAGGTGGCCGAACTGGCCCAGACCCTGGTCCGGACCGTGGCGGACGACCCGACGGACCCGTTCCGGGTCGCCGATCTGGCGCTGTCCGCGCTTCAGGACGACCCGGCCCTTCTGGGCGACGAGGCCCGCTCGATGTCGCTGACCGGCGGCCGGCGGGCGGTGCGGGTGCGCGGCGCCGCCGATGCCCTGACCAAGCAAGTGAGCGCCTATCTGGACGATCCCTCGCCGGACGCGGTGATTGTGCTGGAAGGCGGTGAATTGCAGGCGCGCTCCAGCCTGCGCAAGCTGGCCGAATCCCACGCGCGCGCCGCCGCCATCGCCTGCTATCCGGACGAGGGCGCCAGCCTCACCCAGCTGGTAACCGAGACGCTGGCGGCCCATGGCGTGCGCATCGCACCGGATGCGCTGCGCTATGTCGGCCAGCAATTGGGCAGCGACCGTCAGGCGAGCCGCAACACGCTGGAGAAGCTGGCGCTCTATGCGGGCGATGGCGGGCAGGTCAGCCTGGAGGATGCGGAACAGGCGGTGGGCGATATCGGCGAGTCCAATCTGGATGCGCTCGCCCAGGCGGTCGCGACCGGGCAGAGCGGCGAGGCGCAGCGGCTGGTGCAGCGGTTGTTTGCCGACGGCACCAATCCGGTGCAGGTGCTGCGGGGGCTGGTCCGCCATTTCGGCCGCATTGCCGAGGCCCGCGCCCATGTCGATGCCGGGATGGAGGCGGAGGCGGCGGTGGGCAATCTGCGGCCGCCGGTGTTCTACCGCGCCAAGCCGGGCATGGTGGCTGCCGCCCGCGGCTGGACCACGCCCCGCCTGCAAACCGCGCTCGACCGGCTGTTGCGGGCCGAGATCGACTGCAAGACCACCGGCATGCCGGCCGAACTGATGTGCGCCCGCGCCGTGCTGGCGCTGAGTGCGGCGGCGCCGCGGCAGCGCGCCCGGCGCTGA
- a CDS encoding NAD(P)/FAD-dependent oxidoreductase: MGEAQTKTAPAKTGACTKPSEVDVAVVGAGFSGLYLIVKLRELGLSFRVFEAGSGVGGTWYWNRYPGARCDVESMQYSYSWDPKLEQEWHWSETFAPQPEILKYANHVADRYDLRPHIEFDTAVEAASYDEAKRRWNVTLSTGETLSARFCVMATGCLSAPRAPDIKGVDSFQGPTYHTGQWPHEGVDFTGKRVGVIGTGSSAIQAIPVIAEQAKHLTVFQRTPNYSIPARTTPMSADYEREWKDNYAERREIMRHTAVGNFYERSAVSAADVSDDERQRILEERWARGGTRFMTAFNDLATNANSNEHAAEFVRTKIREIVKDPETAELLVAKDYPIGTKRICADSFYFETYNRDNVRLVDINAHPIHEITAKGVRAGDEELEFDALVFATGFDAMTGTLLKIDIKGRGGQPLAEKWEAGPRTYLGLMTAGFPNMFMITGPGSPSVLSNMMISIEQHVDWVSDALGYLQDRGAEAMEADTAAEDAWVEHVNAAAYKTLYPKAASWYMGANIPGKPRVFLPYIGGVGAYRVKCDEVAAHGYEGFRLERGESAAANRAAE; this comes from the coding sequence ATGGGCGAAGCACAAACCAAAACCGCGCCGGCCAAAACCGGCGCCTGCACCAAGCCGTCGGAGGTCGACGTGGCCGTGGTCGGGGCCGGGTTTTCCGGCCTCTATCTGATCGTGAAGCTGCGGGAACTGGGGCTGTCTTTCCGAGTGTTCGAGGCCGGCAGCGGCGTCGGCGGCACCTGGTACTGGAACCGCTATCCGGGCGCGCGTTGCGACGTGGAAAGCATGCAGTATTCCTATTCCTGGGATCCGAAGCTGGAGCAGGAGTGGCACTGGAGCGAGACCTTTGCGCCGCAGCCGGAAATCCTGAAATACGCCAATCACGTCGCCGACCGCTATGACCTGCGGCCGCACATCGAGTTCGACACGGCGGTCGAGGCCGCCAGCTATGACGAGGCGAAGCGGCGCTGGAATGTGACGCTCAGCACCGGCGAGACGCTGTCCGCCCGGTTCTGCGTCATGGCGACCGGCTGCCTGTCCGCGCCGCGCGCGCCGGACATCAAGGGCGTCGACAGCTTCCAGGGTCCGACCTACCACACCGGCCAGTGGCCGCACGAGGGCGTCGATTTCACGGGCAAGCGCGTCGGCGTGATCGGCACCGGCTCCTCGGCGATCCAGGCGATCCCGGTGATCGCGGAGCAGGCGAAGCATCTCACCGTGTTCCAGCGCACGCCGAACTACTCGATTCCGGCCCGCACCACGCCGATGTCGGCGGACTATGAGCGGGAGTGGAAGGACAATTACGCCGAGCGGCGCGAAATCATGCGCCACACCGCCGTCGGCAATTTCTACGAGCGCTCGGCCGTCTCCGCCGCCGACGTGTCGGACGACGAGCGCCAGCGCATTCTGGAAGAGCGCTGGGCCCGAGGCGGCACCCGCTTCATGACCGCGTTCAACGACCTGGCCACCAACGCCAATTCGAACGAGCACGCCGCGGAATTCGTGCGCACCAAGATCCGTGAAATCGTCAAGGACCCCGAGACGGCGGAATTGCTGGTCGCCAAGGACTATCCCATCGGCACCAAGCGTATCTGCGCCGACAGCTTCTATTTCGAGACCTACAACCGCGACAATGTCCGGCTGGTCGACATCAACGCCCATCCGATCCACGAGATCACGGCGAAGGGCGTGCGCGCCGGCGACGAGGAACTCGAATTCGACGCCCTTGTCTTCGCCACCGGCTTCGATGCCATGACCGGCACGCTGCTGAAGATCGACATCAAGGGCCGCGGCGGCCAGCCGCTGGCCGAGAAATGGGAGGCCGGGCCCCGCACCTATCTGGGCCTGATGACCGCGGGCTTCCCGAACATGTTCATGATCACCGGGCCGGGCAGCCCCTCGGTGCTGTCCAACATGATGATCTCGATCGAACAGCACGTGGACTGGGTGAGCGACGCCCTCGGCTATCTGCAGGACCGGGGCGCCGAGGCGATGGAGGCCGATACGGCCGCCGAAGACGCCTGGGTCGAGCATGTGAACGCGGCCGCCTACAAGACGCTCTATCCCAAGGCGGCGAGCTGGTATATGGGCGCCAACATTCCCGGCAAGCCGCGGGTGTTTCTGCCTTATATCGGCGGCGTCGGCGCCTATCGCGTGAAATGCGACGAGGTGGCGGCCCACGGCTATGAGGGCTTCCGCCTGGAACGCGGGGAGAGCGCCGCCGCGAACCGGGCGGCCGAGTAG